One Spirochaetota bacterium genomic region harbors:
- a CDS encoding TIGR01777 family oxidoreductase: MNTIIITGGTGFIGSYLTQKLLTKGYSVVILTRNPDKFLSHTPALKYAGWDGKTADGWGNLVNKAKAIINLAGESIASTRWTTEKKSKILLSRINAGNAIMDAIKKAKHYPEVLIQASAIGYYGSRSESLTETSSPGLGFLPDVAIQWEASTKEAINYGIRHVIIRTGLVLGENDGFLKILIPVFKWYLGGYFGDGSQWMSWIHIEDEVNAIIHCLENNIIKGPVNAVSPNPVNAKYFYKTLAKVLKRPCLFKIPEFAITLLLGQMAEELILSSQKVHPDVLISTKFNFTYANLYEALYSLLSKKSH, encoded by the coding sequence ATGAATACAATAATTATTACCGGAGGCACGGGATTTATTGGATCATATCTGACGCAAAAACTACTGACAAAGGGATATTCTGTTGTAATACTAACACGTAACCCTGATAAATTTTTATCACATACTCCTGCATTGAAGTATGCTGGATGGGATGGGAAAACTGCTGATGGTTGGGGTAATCTTGTTAATAAAGCCAAAGCTATTATAAATTTAGCCGGCGAATCAATAGCAAGCACCCGATGGACCACGGAAAAGAAGTCAAAGATATTGCTAAGCAGAATCAATGCAGGTAACGCCATCATGGATGCAATAAAAAAAGCAAAACATTATCCTGAAGTATTAATACAGGCTTCTGCCATTGGATACTACGGTTCAAGAAGTGAATCATTAACTGAAACATCAAGCCCTGGACTGGGTTTTTTGCCTGATGTTGCTATCCAATGGGAAGCATCAACAAAAGAAGCTATTAATTATGGAATACGCCATGTAATTATTAGAACCGGGCTGGTGCTTGGAGAAAATGATGGATTTTTAAAAATATTAATTCCGGTATTTAAATGGTATTTGGGTGGATACTTTGGCGATGGCTCACAGTGGATGTCCTGGATTCATATTGAAGACGAAGTTAATGCCATTATACATTGTTTAGAAAACAATATAATCAAAGGCCCTGTTAATGCGGTGAGTCCAAATCCGGTTAATGCAAAATATTTTTATAAAACATTGGCCAAGGTTCTAAAAAGACCATGTTTATTTAAAATCCCTGAATTTGCTATTACATTGTTATTGGGACAAATGGCAGAAGAGCTAATTTTATCCAGTCAAAAAGTCCATCCTGATGTGCTGATATCCACAAAATTTAACTTTACGTATGCTAATCTTTATGAAGCATTGTATTCCTTACTATCGAAAAAATCACATTAA
- a CDS encoding Smr/MutS family protein: MTKNTMNSEEYIIIELADTIDLHCFHPNDIKGILDEFLDNALTKGYKKVEIIHGKGKSVIKSLVHNYLKKDSRIINFFDKPGNWGTTVVILKIGE; this comes from the coding sequence ATGACAAAAAATACTATGAATTCAGAAGAATACATTATAATAGAATTAGCTGATACTATTGATCTACATTGTTTCCATCCTAATGACATAAAAGGTATTCTTGATGAATTTTTAGATAATGCTCTCACAAAAGGCTATAAAAAGGTTGAGATAATTCATGGTAAAGGAAAATCAGTAATCAAATCACTTGTTCATAACTATCTCAAAAAAGATTCAAGAATTATTAATTTTTTTGATAAACCCGGCAATTGGGGAACAACAGTTGTCATTTTGAAAATTGGAGAATGA
- a CDS encoding class II fructose-bisphosphate aldolase has translation MSILDLRPENFRKAFPDSKVMHVNGKSIIQSSMKEGNHWVVMAVNTRHEIAIPGLIKASMELQAPVIYELALSESDLTGGYTGLTPKDFITLVVTLNEKMGNVGEKAVPFTCHRDHTTVQEITRKAFDKADSLIKASIEAGYGSFSIDCSFLPMEQNIALSALLSEQVIRAGLMYESEVGEIGGAHGNSSVSEAVTLVEALAKLGQCPDLIAINNGTTHGNVRGNIDLKLTYNTYKAMAPWGVGIAQHGTTGTAIEDVGKFYKYGIFKANVGTTWQNVIWGIDTDEFGVAVEKGPSYQKNPDKGISMDLWKKMEEYALSNNMKGGNMKKLFKPFKDAMAQEYYSNKKIQERIDQAVYETAAAYFKALQAVGKADDVKAQMEKTVSKQEVKESKEKDYE, from the coding sequence ATGAGTATTCTTGATTTACGTCCAGAAAATTTTAGGAAAGCATTTCCTGATTCCAAAGTGATGCATGTAAATGGAAAATCTATTATACAATCTTCAATGAAAGAAGGAAATCACTGGGTGGTGATGGCGGTGAATACACGACATGAAATTGCTATTCCCGGATTGATAAAAGCTTCCATGGAATTGCAAGCACCAGTTATATATGAATTAGCATTATCCGAAAGCGATTTAACCGGCGGATATACAGGTTTAACACCTAAAGATTTTATTACTCTGGTAGTAACCTTAAATGAAAAAATGGGAAATGTTGGTGAAAAGGCTGTTCCGTTTACCTGCCACAGAGATCACACCACAGTGCAGGAGATAACCCGCAAAGCGTTTGATAAAGCTGATTCCCTTATAAAAGCTTCTATTGAGGCAGGGTATGGTTCATTTTCAATAGATTGTTCTTTTTTACCAATGGAACAGAATATTGCATTGAGTGCTCTTTTAAGTGAACAGGTTATACGGGCAGGACTTATGTATGAATCTGAAGTTGGGGAGATTGGTGGTGCTCATGGTAATTCTTCAGTCAGTGAGGCTGTGACGCTTGTAGAAGCACTGGCAAAGTTAGGTCAATGCCCTGATTTAATTGCCATTAATAATGGTACCACTCATGGCAATGTGCGGGGTAACATTGATCTCAAGCTAACGTATAATACCTATAAAGCTATGGCCCCATGGGGTGTTGGAATTGCTCAGCATGGGACAACAGGAACAGCAATAGAAGATGTTGGAAAATTTTATAAATATGGAATTTTCAAAGCTAATGTTGGTACAACCTGGCAGAATGTGATATGGGGTATTGATACAGATGAATTTGGTGTTGCAGTGGAAAAGGGTCCTTCATATCAAAAGAATCCTGATAAAGGCATTTCAATGGATTTATGGAAGAAGATGGAGGAGTATGCGCTATCCAATAACATGAAGGGCGGTAACATGAAAAAGTTATTTAAGCCCTTTAAGGATGCTATGGCACAGGAGTATTATTCTAACAAAAAAATACAGGAAAGGATTGATCAGGCTGTCTATGAAACTGCTGCTGCATACTTTAAGGCATTACAGGCTGTGGGAAAAGCTGATGATGTAAAGGCGCAGATGGAAAAGACTGTTAGTAAACAGGAAGTCAAAGAGTCAAAAGAAAAAGATTACGAATAA
- a CDS encoding alpha-glucosidase: protein MKKVWWKHGVIYQIYPRSFKDSNNDGIGDINGITGLLDYLQDLGIDGIWLSPIYRSPMYDFGYDVSDYCDIDPVFGTMRDFKRLVKEAEKRNIAIIMDMVFNHTSHLHPWFLESRSSKDNSKRDWYIWHPGKKGKVPNNWMAAFGGSAWEWDPLTKEYYLHLFTKQQPDLNWRNPNVKKAMFDVLRFWMDNGVKGFRFDVINLLVKDRHFRNNPYKLRFTNPRRHDQQLHVYDRNQPETHDILKEMRILFDSYGDIMSVGEIYLDEGIRDSHLPASFLGNNDELHMNFNFSTMFASFDCTELQQIMIDWYNAIGSRGWPCHVFSNHDQSRAITRIAKNDLQKAKLLAVLLLTQKGTPFIYYGEEIGMVDGNIPRKYIQDPVGKKYWPFHTGRDKARTPMQWDATNYAGFSIVKPWLPVNPDYTRTNVARQSKQTESMLQFYRKLIGLRKSRKELYAGDIEFLSAPDDVMLYKRVWNNEKCIIALNFSSSKKVVDCSNKCKVLLSSYEKQFVDGQTITLDPFEAVICSQ from the coding sequence ATGAAAAAGGTCTGGTGGAAACACGGGGTAATATATCAGATTTACCCCCGCAGTTTTAAAGATTCCAATAATGATGGAATTGGTGATATAAACGGAATTACCGGATTGCTTGATTACCTGCAGGATTTAGGTATTGATGGTATCTGGCTATCACCAATTTACCGTTCACCAATGTATGATTTTGGATATGATGTCAGTGATTATTGCGATATTGACCCCGTGTTTGGCACTATGCGCGATTTCAAACGACTGGTAAAAGAAGCAGAAAAAAGAAATATTGCAATTATAATGGATATGGTTTTTAACCACACATCCCATTTGCATCCATGGTTTTTGGAATCACGCTCATCAAAAGACAATTCGAAAAGAGACTGGTATATATGGCATCCTGGCAAAAAGGGGAAAGTGCCCAATAATTGGATGGCAGCATTTGGCGGAAGTGCATGGGAATGGGATCCATTAACTAAAGAATATTACCTTCATCTTTTTACCAAGCAACAACCTGATTTAAACTGGCGCAATCCAAACGTGAAAAAAGCAATGTTTGATGTGCTGCGGTTCTGGATGGATAATGGAGTCAAAGGATTCAGGTTTGATGTTATTAATTTATTGGTTAAGGACAGGCATTTCAGGAATAACCCATATAAGCTGCGTTTTACTAATCCCCGAAGGCATGATCAGCAATTGCATGTTTACGACCGTAATCAGCCTGAAACACATGATATATTAAAAGAAATGCGGATTTTGTTCGATAGTTATGGTGACATAATGAGTGTGGGAGAAATATATTTAGATGAAGGGATTCGTGATTCTCACCTGCCTGCATCGTTTTTGGGTAATAATGATGAGTTACACATGAATTTTAATTTTTCAACAATGTTTGCGTCGTTTGATTGCACAGAATTACAGCAGATAATGATTGACTGGTATAATGCCATTGGCAGCAGAGGCTGGCCATGCCATGTATTTTCTAATCATGATCAGTCACGTGCTATTACACGTATAGCAAAGAATGATCTACAAAAAGCTAAACTTCTGGCGGTTTTATTGCTTACTCAGAAAGGAACGCCGTTTATATACTATGGCGAAGAGATTGGAATGGTTGATGGGAATATCCCTAGAAAATATATTCAGGACCCTGTGGGTAAAAAGTACTGGCCTTTCCATACAGGAAGGGATAAGGCACGGACTCCCATGCAATGGGACGCAACCAACTATGCAGGCTTTTCAATAGTTAAACCGTGGTTGCCAGTCAATCCTGATTATACACGCACCAATGTGGCACGACAGTCTAAACAAACAGAATCCATGCTCCAATTCTATCGCAAATTGATTGGATTGAGAAAATCTCGTAAAGAATTGTATGCTGGTGACATAGAATTTTTATCAGCACCTGATGATGTCATGCTGTATAAACGTGTATGGAACAATGAAAAGTGTATTATTGCACTAAATTTTTCTTCTTCAAAAAAAGTAGTCGATTGCAGTAACAAATGCAAAGTGTTGCTATCATCGTATGAAAAACAATTTGTTGATGGGCAAACAATTACCCTGGATCCTTTTGAAGCAGTTATTTGCAGCCAATGA
- a CDS encoding amidohydrolase family protein: MNMYQYPIIDFHVHLFPDKMFDAIWKSFVKDYGWDVIYHLYYKECISHLKKCGVEKIVYSNYAHREGVAKHLNEWNLEVLNEQDNVYCFGAFHPNDDIAIAENIITHPKVLGFKLQLLVQKFYPYDERLFPLYELVQHYKKRILMHVGTGPVGNEFVGVGGFKKLLRQYPDLPVTIAHMGAYEYDEFLELLDDYPNLMMDTAFVFLPDYEGAFHKDSEVLEKYQDRILYGSDFPNIIFPRELEINTIKNYGITQGTLKKILYDNGHRLIKNIIQGKQ; the protein is encoded by the coding sequence ATGAACATGTATCAATATCCAATCATTGATTTTCATGTGCATCTGTTTCCGGACAAGATGTTTGATGCTATCTGGAAATCTTTTGTGAAAGACTATGGTTGGGATGTTATCTATCATCTGTACTATAAGGAATGTATTTCACATCTTAAGAAATGTGGTGTTGAAAAAATTGTGTATTCAAATTATGCTCATAGAGAAGGTGTTGCAAAACATTTAAATGAGTGGAACCTTGAGGTTTTGAATGAACAGGATAACGTGTATTGCTTTGGTGCATTTCATCCCAATGATGATATCGCTATTGCTGAAAATATTATTACTCATCCCAAGGTATTGGGGTTTAAGTTGCAGCTTTTAGTTCAGAAATTTTATCCTTATGATGAACGCCTTTTCCCACTATATGAACTGGTACAACACTATAAAAAGCGCATCCTGATGCATGTTGGCACTGGCCCGGTGGGGAACGAGTTTGTTGGGGTTGGCGGATTTAAGAAATTACTGAGGCAATATCCTGATTTACCGGTAACTATCGCCCATATGGGTGCGTATGAATATGATGAATTTTTAGAACTTTTAGATGATTATCCCAATCTTATGATGGATACGGCGTTTGTTTTTTTACCGGATTATGAAGGAGCTTTCCATAAGGACTCTGAGGTGCTGGAAAAATATCAGGATAGAATTTTGTATGGTTCTGATTTTCCCAATATTATCTTTCCCCGTGAGTTGGAGATTAATACAATCAAAAACTATGGCATAACTCAAGGTACACTAAAGAAGATATTGTATGATAATGGTCATAGACTTATTAAAAATATAATACAAGGGAAACAATAA
- a CDS encoding HAD hydrolase-like protein, giving the protein MIIQTKALLFDFDGTLVDTMEGFADIAGEVINRFHPEISFEEARRRYLETSGVPFFQQLEIILPGDPTNSQKAAIFEETKKDGFFRSTFSQEVRYVISELRRSGFIVGVSSNNFQYLIEQFISREGLQFDIVLGFKDGFEKGKQHFEYVIKQFNLQKEDLTFVGDSLKDAEKAITNNIKFIGLCGTFTREQFLQKYPNIVTIESLKELLSCVQLY; this is encoded by the coding sequence ATGATCATTCAAACGAAGGCTCTTCTTTTTGATTTTGATGGTACTCTGGTTGATACTATGGAAGGATTTGCTGATATAGCTGGTGAAGTAATCAATAGATTTCATCCAGAAATTTCGTTTGAGGAAGCACGCAGAAGATACTTAGAAACATCGGGCGTTCCTTTTTTCCAGCAGCTTGAGATAATTTTGCCTGGTGATCCAACAAACAGCCAGAAAGCTGCAATCTTTGAAGAAACAAAAAAAGATGGTTTTTTTAGATCAACGTTTTCCCAGGAAGTGCGATATGTGATCAGTGAATTGCGTCGCTCAGGATTTATAGTTGGAGTTTCGTCAAATAATTTTCAATATCTCATAGAGCAATTTATCAGCAGGGAAGGACTACAATTTGACATAGTTTTAGGTTTTAAAGATGGTTTTGAAAAAGGTAAACAACATTTTGAATATGTAATTAAGCAATTTAATTTGCAAAAAGAAGATTTGACTTTTGTTGGCGATTCACTTAAAGATGCAGAAAAGGCTATTACGAATAATATTAAATTTATAGGTTTATGTGGAACTTTTACCAGGGAGCAATTTTTACAAAAATATCCCAATATTGTAACAATTGAATCATTGAAGGAGTTATTATCATGCGTGCAATTGTATTAG
- a CDS encoding endonuclease MutS2, whose product MNNVPVITYDEAQMLEWHTLLTYFRDFCYTEIGKQFYTTLQPLQYHEIMTQYAKINCVKEILRVGHSPDFSGIYDITPLLDKAAKGGTLLLDEIFKIRLFLVAQHRITSFFKSVHYDTSVLTELHAINDCAQLFRLLTTSITENGNLNENTYPSLRKIQKDINEIRSTIEKNLNNIMHSQAFQNALQEKIYTVKNNRYGIPVKSSHKGKIKGTVLDISSSGATFFIEPESIHELNNTLLYKEIELQREIDKILQILSSEIGVYSQDLKHNTAILSYLDFCISCARFAITYNAHTPAVSPDPLLDCINAKHPLLAILLRDAVVPCTIECGKSFNCLIISGVNTGGKTVLLKMLGLFALLVRHGLPVTANPDSTIGYFENIFVDIGDEQNIMQSLSTFSGQIKNIVRILNHANDKSLILIDEIIVGTDPKQGAAIAQAVLEYLTDKKSIIAVTTHYSQLKEIASHDNRFENASVVFDIHTMKPTYQVLSGIPGASYTIEIAKNLSLPDTIINKALSLLDSTSQSIDALLSKITEQSHALQQKEQELSLLKEELQKLQQEYNKKIIELQATIEKVTRDQATSFMNELQEYRNIIVNRIREIQSMSMKDATTLIRDITQLQEKVKGTISSLHKPHENSVACNTETAKKGVRVYIPSLQQYGIIEEVDAKEQTVKVRMGSIASRFSFDDVYCIVESKKPVAIKKKKPTIKEEITSVPLTIQTQYNTIDLRGLRVDEALQKLDSELDAMVKQSVPSAVVIHGHGTGSLKKAVRDYVKHSYYVKNFRPGEPEEGGDGVTIIQLR is encoded by the coding sequence ATGAATAACGTACCAGTAATTACATACGATGAAGCGCAAATGCTTGAATGGCATACCCTTTTGACATATTTCAGGGATTTTTGTTATACAGAAATAGGAAAACAATTTTACACAACTTTACAGCCTTTACAGTATCATGAAATCATGACACAGTATGCAAAGATAAACTGCGTAAAAGAAATTTTACGTGTAGGCCACTCTCCTGATTTTTCCGGTATATATGATATAACACCCTTACTTGATAAGGCAGCTAAGGGTGGGACCCTTTTATTAGATGAAATTTTTAAAATTCGTTTGTTCCTTGTTGCGCAACACAGAATAACATCTTTTTTTAAATCAGTACACTATGATACATCAGTTCTTACAGAACTTCATGCAATTAATGATTGCGCACAACTTTTCAGACTGTTAACAACCTCAATAACCGAGAATGGCAATCTTAATGAGAACACCTATCCCTCTTTACGTAAAATACAAAAAGATATCAATGAAATACGCAGTACCATAGAAAAGAATCTTAATAACATTATGCATTCACAAGCTTTTCAGAATGCATTACAGGAAAAGATTTACACAGTAAAAAATAATAGATATGGTATCCCGGTTAAATCTTCGCATAAAGGTAAAATTAAAGGTACAGTTTTAGATATATCTTCTTCAGGTGCAACTTTTTTCATTGAACCTGAAAGCATTCATGAATTAAACAATACATTATTGTATAAAGAAATAGAATTGCAGCGTGAAATAGATAAAATACTTCAAATTCTTTCTTCCGAAATTGGAGTCTATTCACAAGATTTAAAACATAATACAGCCATTTTATCCTATCTGGATTTCTGCATATCGTGCGCACGTTTTGCCATTACCTACAATGCACATACACCTGCTGTTTCACCTGATCCCCTTTTAGATTGCATAAACGCTAAACATCCACTTCTTGCAATTCTTCTACGTGATGCCGTTGTACCCTGTACCATAGAATGTGGAAAATCATTCAACTGCCTCATCATATCCGGTGTTAATACCGGCGGCAAAACAGTTTTGCTTAAAATGTTAGGATTGTTTGCGCTTTTGGTACGACATGGTCTTCCAGTTACAGCTAACCCCGATTCAACCATTGGTTATTTTGAAAATATATTTGTTGATATTGGTGATGAACAAAATATTATGCAATCGCTTTCCACTTTCAGTGGCCAGATAAAAAATATTGTGCGAATACTCAATCATGCCAATGATAAAAGTCTTATTTTGATAGATGAGATAATTGTTGGTACCGACCCAAAACAAGGAGCAGCCATAGCACAGGCAGTACTGGAATATCTTACTGATAAAAAGTCAATTATAGCTGTTACCACTCACTATTCGCAATTGAAGGAAATTGCATCACATGATAACCGTTTTGAGAATGCATCGGTAGTATTTGATATTCATACCATGAAACCAACATACCAGGTTCTTTCAGGTATACCAGGTGCAAGCTATACTATAGAAATAGCTAAAAATCTATCACTCCCTGATACAATTATTAATAAGGCACTATCACTCCTGGATTCAACCTCCCAATCTATTGATGCTCTTCTTTCTAAAATTACTGAACAATCGCACGCTTTGCAGCAAAAGGAGCAGGAACTATCGCTTTTAAAAGAAGAACTACAAAAATTACAGCAAGAATATAATAAAAAAATTATAGAGCTTCAGGCAACCATTGAAAAAGTCACCAGAGATCAGGCCACATCTTTTATGAATGAACTACAAGAATACCGTAATATAATTGTCAATAGAATCAGGGAAATACAATCAATGTCTATGAAAGATGCAACGACTTTGATACGTGATATAACTCAATTGCAAGAAAAGGTTAAGGGCACAATTTCATCATTGCACAAGCCTCACGAAAACTCTGTGGCCTGCAATACCGAAACTGCAAAAAAAGGTGTGCGTGTGTATATACCCTCTTTACAACAATATGGTATAATTGAAGAAGTAGATGCCAAAGAACAAACCGTTAAAGTCAGAATGGGTTCTATTGCCAGTAGGTTCTCATTTGATGATGTATACTGTATTGTTGAATCAAAAAAACCTGTTGCCATAAAAAAGAAAAAGCCTACTATAAAAGAAGAAATAACATCAGTACCCCTTACCATCCAAACACAGTACAATACTATTGACCTTCGCGGCTTGCGAGTTGATGAAGCATTACAAAAGTTAGACAGTGAACTAGATGCTATGGTAAAACAAAGTGTTCCGTCTGCAGTTGTAATTCATGGGCATGGCACAGGATCATTGAAAAAAGCAGTGCGGGATTATGTAAAACATTCTTACTATGTTAAAAATTTCCGCCCTGGCGAGCCAGAAGAAGGTGGTGACGGCGTTACCATCATTCAGTTGCGATAA
- a CDS encoding helix-turn-helix domain-containing protein has translation MSGESILHFFMFYGAVFSVIIAMGQFVQKKIVTINKLYAVSFFGLGIWLLQICIYSSGLFDSSGIGYYVSIASIPVIFIVPPLMVMRYTWIISSLFDIKKIYYIVFLPSIISLFYLLAPLCIKGISCGVSCFPGLPLLSDRFYELSLYDKGVYLLFIIPNIYLITFMLPNLITMEYVWNKKKWNVVPGVSRMGYIFALSIVVSNIICVYGAFVSLHIVEWAVIIANTAMTFVYLVTQRHPDYNKLLKSEAMKARYERSRIKGLDIQQIIQRLYEIMEDEKAFADEELSLPDLAKELNISTHQLSEILNEHIQKNFNTFVNEFRVNEAQKLLLEEPDRSILSIGVAVGFNSNTTFCTVFSKMTGMSPKQYRKEYGKK, from the coding sequence ATGAGCGGCGAGTCAATATTACATTTTTTTATGTTCTATGGCGCAGTTTTTTCAGTGATTATTGCCATGGGTCAGTTTGTACAAAAAAAAATTGTAACCATTAACAAGCTATATGCAGTTTCTTTCTTTGGTTTAGGAATTTGGCTTCTGCAAATATGCATCTATTCGTCAGGTTTGTTCGATAGCTCCGGTATTGGGTACTATGTAAGTATTGCCTCAATTCCTGTAATTTTTATTGTTCCGCCACTTATGGTGATGCGATACACCTGGATAATATCAAGCCTCTTTGATATAAAGAAAATATATTATATTGTATTTTTGCCTTCTATAATTTCTTTATTCTATTTGCTGGCACCTCTTTGCATCAAAGGTATTTCTTGCGGTGTATCATGTTTCCCGGGATTGCCACTGCTGAGTGACAGATTCTATGAATTATCGCTTTATGATAAAGGGGTATACCTCCTTTTTATAATTCCCAATATCTATCTTATAACGTTCATGTTGCCTAATTTGATTACTATGGAATATGTATGGAATAAGAAAAAATGGAATGTAGTGCCTGGAGTTTCAAGAATGGGCTACATATTTGCGTTATCCATAGTTGTATCCAATATTATATGTGTGTATGGAGCATTTGTTTCATTACACATAGTGGAATGGGCAGTAATCATAGCTAATACGGCAATGACTTTTGTGTATCTTGTTACACAGCGTCATCCTGATTATAATAAATTACTAAAAAGTGAAGCTATGAAGGCACGATATGAACGTTCACGGATTAAAGGGCTTGATATACAGCAAATTATTCAGCGATTATATGAAATTATGGAAGATGAGAAAGCATTTGCTGATGAGGAACTGTCACTGCCTGATCTGGCTAAAGAACTTAATATAAGCACCCATCAGTTATCAGAAATTTTAAATGAACATATCCAAAAAAATTTTAACACCTTTGTTAATGAATTCAGAGTAAACGAAGCCCAAAAGCTTTTATTGGAAGAACCTGACCGTTCAATTTTATCTATTGGCGTTGCAGTTGGTTTTAATTCCAATACTACGTTCTGTACGGTTTTTTCAAAAATGACCGGGATGTCGCCAAAACAATACCGCAAAGAATATGGTAAAAAATGA
- a CDS encoding sulfite exporter TauE/SafE family protein, whose product MSYDIFILSLSTISIGFIHTILGPDHYLPFIAIAKAKQWTHKKTALITFICGLGHVLSSFIIALLGILLGLSLEKLDLIEGYRGSIAAWIIITFGFIYFIWGITYIVRNKQHTHYHIHNTTFHVHQHNHHDSHIHIHHGEKSITPWVLFIIFIFGPCEPLIPMVIYPVSQNHFGQAVFVSLLFSLTTITTMLTVVIISSYGLSLLSFNRFEKYSHAISGLIIFLCGIGIQFLGL is encoded by the coding sequence ATGAGTTATGATATTTTTATACTATCACTTTCCACTATAAGCATCGGGTTTATACATACGATACTAGGACCAGATCATTATCTCCCATTTATTGCTATAGCAAAAGCCAAACAGTGGACGCATAAAAAAACTGCATTAATAACTTTCATTTGCGGATTGGGACATGTACTGAGTTCATTCATAATAGCTTTATTGGGAATATTATTAGGATTATCCTTAGAAAAACTTGATCTAATTGAAGGTTATAGGGGTTCTATAGCTGCCTGGATTATCATCACATTTGGCTTTATATATTTTATCTGGGGAATTACATACATTGTTAGGAATAAACAACATACACATTACCATATTCATAATACAACTTTCCATGTGCACCAACACAATCACCACGATTCTCATATACACATACACCATGGTGAAAAATCCATTACACCGTGGGTTTTATTCATCATTTTTATCTTTGGCCCTTGCGAACCATTAATCCCTATGGTTATCTATCCTGTTTCACAGAATCATTTTGGTCAGGCAGTTTTTGTAAGCTTGCTATTTTCACTAACTACAATTACCACCATGCTTACCGTCGTCATCATTAGTAGCTATGGATTGTCATTACTTTCGTTTAACAGATTTGAAAAATATTCACATGCCATTTCAGGTCTTATCATTTTTTTGTGTGGTATAGGCATACAATTTTTAGGATTATAA